One genomic region from Vanacampus margaritifer isolate UIUO_Vmar chromosome 2, RoL_Vmar_1.0, whole genome shotgun sequence encodes:
- the LOC144043815 gene encoding epidermal growth factor receptor kinase substrate 8-like protein 1: MWAQPPPVIPRRSLGFPVMPVPKEQKDTNIDSNSQLNEEREVEILNHCFDDIERFMVRLQQAAEAQSILSQRKKRSRKSKKQSQEDDLLTMKAVPPSEEEFVDLFHKFKYSFSLLDRVKSAITEPSAPELLHHIFFPLRLMVKTTGGPQLGGSVVSPAMTNGAVSLLQEHLTADEKELWTELGPNWTTPCSQLGVSVPPYSPVFLDGWQPQAFDSSGSPLEDPVESQHKRDANVEGEDAEGGPSDETDKVEGNGLPPPGERLYCCTYDFVARNSSELSVLQGETLEIIESSKRWWKCRNRFDQIGFVPNNILEPLSAVNNNSEEKTVMSPIPLTPLSPVGSPLTATSPTVRPRSMVLPSTTMHGDNGDRVLIMNDELLQRMAQKRVSDSRPPLMTSRSVETSLPLNYHSSASEVEAWLQAKGFSQQTVQSLGVLTGAQLFSLNKRELCEVSQDEGGRVYSHIMMQKVILEDVRKVSELEKVMERQKLKIGMME, translated from the exons ATGTGGGCACAACCTCCTCCGGTGATCCCTCGAAGGTCTTTAGGTTTTCCTGTCATGCCCGTCCCGAAAGAGCAGAAGGATACCAACATCGACTCAAACTCTCAACTGAATGAAGAGAGAGAAGTG GAGATTCTGAACCACTGTTTCGATGACATCGAACGGTTCATGGTGCGTTTGCAGCAGGCGGCCGAGGCCCAGAGCATTCTCAGTCAGAGGAAGAAAAGAAGCAGGAAGAGCAAGAAGCAGAGCCAAGAGG ACGACTTGTTGACCATGAAAGCGGTCCCTCCGTCAGAGGAAGAATTTGTGGACCTCTTTCACAAATTCAAGTATTCCTTCAGCCTGCTG GATCGCGTTAAGTCAGCCATAACAGAACCAAGCGCACCTGAGTTGCTGCATCACATATTTTTCCCGCTCAGATTG ATGGTGAAAACCACAGGTGGTCCACAATTGGGTGGCTCGGTGGTCAGTCCTGCAATGACGAATGGTGCTGTTTCGCTGCTTCAGGAGCATCTGACTGCGGACGAAAAAGAGCTCTGGACTGAATTAGGCCCCAACTGGACTACACCCTG TTCCCAGCTCGGTGTTTCTGTCCCTCCTTACTCGCCCGTCTTCCTGGATGGATGGCAGCCGCAGGCGTTCGACTCCTCCGGTTCGCCTTTGGAAGATCCTGTTGAGTCGCAGCACAAACGAGATGCCAACGTGGAGGGTGAAGATGCAGAGGGAGGCCCCAGTGACGAGACAGACAAAGT AGAGGGAAATGGACTTCCACCACCAGGGGAGAGACTTTATTGCTGCACGTACGACTTTGTCGCAAGAAACAGCAGCGAGCTCTCAGTGCTGCAAGGAGAAACACTGGAG ATCATCGAGTCATCAAAGAGATGGTGGAAGTGTCGCAATCGCTTTGACCAGATCGGATTTGTTCCAAATAATATCTTGGAACCGCTGTCAGCTGTAAACAACAACAGTGAAGAAAAAACTGTG ATGTCACCCATTCCGCTCACTCCATTGAGCCCGGTTGGTAGTCCTCTGACTGCAACGAGTCCAACAGTAAGACCTCGGAGCATGGTGTTACCGTCCACTACAATGCATGGAGACAACGGAGATCGAG TACTGATAATGAACGACGAGCTTCTCCAACGAATGGCACAGAAACGAGTCTCCGACAGTCGTCCTCCTCTCATGACGTCTCGCTCCGTGGAAACTTCTCTTCCCTTGAATTATCACTCTTCAGCGTCCGAGGTGGAAGCCTGGCTCCAAGCAAAAGGCTTCAGTCAGCA GACGGTTCAAAGTCTTGGCGTTTTGACCGGAGCGCAGCTCTTCTCCCTGAACAAGAGGGAACTCTGTGAAGTGTCTCAGGATGAAGGGGGCAGAGTCTACAGTCATATTATGATGCAGAAGGTCATTCTCGAG GATGTGCGGAAGGTCTCCGAATTGGAGAAGGTGATGGAGAGGCAAAAGCTGAAGATTGGCATGATGGAATGA
- the nme4 gene encoding nucleoside diphosphate kinase, mitochondrial isoform X2: MLLQRIMFLPLLSPWGRQTAKNLIPRFPAERLIGFRSNSTGLADVKERTLIAVKPDGVQRRLVGQIIRRFEQRGFKLVGLKMLRVSEELLSQHYCQLTQKPFYSSLVDYMTSGPVVVMVWEGHNVVQSSRVMVGPTNPAAAPAGTVRGDFSLHVSRNVVHASDSLEGAQREIQLWFQGTELVKWDCWDQTLT; this comes from the exons ATGTTGTTGCAGCGCATTATGTTCCTCCCACTCTTGTCTCCGTGGGGCAGGCAAACCGCCAAAAATCTGATTCCTCGCTTCCCTGCTGAGCGGCTCATCGGCTTCAGGAGCAACTCGA CAGGCCTGGCAGATGTGAAGGAGCGGACTCTCATTGCTGTGAAACCAGACGGAGTTCAGCGTCGTCTTGTGGGCCAGATCATCCGGCGCTTTGAGCAGAGGGGCTTCAAGCTGGTGGGCCTGAAAATGCTGCGG GTGTCCGAGGAGCTCCTGTCGCAACACTACTGTCAACTGACGCAGAAGCCCTTCTATTCCAGTCTGGTGGACTACATGACCTCTGGGCCTGTGGTTGTCATG GTATGGGAAGGACACAACGTGGTCCAGTCATCACGTGTGATGGTGGGACCCACCAACCCTGCTGCGGCCCCAGCAGGCACCGTCAGAGGAGATTTCAGCCTTCACGTCAGCAG GAACGTGGTCCATGCCAGTGATTCCCTGGAGGGAGCGCAAAGAGAGATTCAGCTCTGGTTCCAGGGAACGGAGCTTGTCAAGTGGGACTGCTGGGACCAGACGTTAACCT AA
- the nme4 gene encoding nucleoside diphosphate kinase, mitochondrial isoform X1, whose protein sequence is MLLQRIMFLPLLSPWGRQTAKNLIPRFPAERLIGFRSNSTGLADVKERTLIAVKPDGVQRRLVGQIIRRFEQRGFKLVGLKMLRVSEELLSQHYCQLTQKPFYSSLVDYMTSGPVVVMVWEGHNVVQSSRVMVGPTNPAAAPAGTVRGDFSLHVSRNVVHASDSLEGAQREIQLWFQGTELVKWDCWDQTLTCEE, encoded by the exons ATGTTGTTGCAGCGCATTATGTTCCTCCCACTCTTGTCTCCGTGGGGCAGGCAAACCGCCAAAAATCTGATTCCTCGCTTCCCTGCTGAGCGGCTCATCGGCTTCAGGAGCAACTCGA CAGGCCTGGCAGATGTGAAGGAGCGGACTCTCATTGCTGTGAAACCAGACGGAGTTCAGCGTCGTCTTGTGGGCCAGATCATCCGGCGCTTTGAGCAGAGGGGCTTCAAGCTGGTGGGCCTGAAAATGCTGCGG GTGTCCGAGGAGCTCCTGTCGCAACACTACTGTCAACTGACGCAGAAGCCCTTCTATTCCAGTCTGGTGGACTACATGACCTCTGGGCCTGTGGTTGTCATG GTATGGGAAGGACACAACGTGGTCCAGTCATCACGTGTGATGGTGGGACCCACCAACCCTGCTGCGGCCCCAGCAGGCACCGTCAGAGGAGATTTCAGCCTTCACGTCAGCAG GAACGTGGTCCATGCCAGTGATTCCCTGGAGGGAGCGCAAAGAGAGATTCAGCTCTGGTTCCAGGGAACGGAGCTTGTCAAGTGGGACTGCTGGGACCAGACGTTAACCTGTGAGGAGTAA